The DNA region TGTTCTAGTTAAAATTAGCATTCTCCAGCCATATTCTTTAACACCAATATCGATCTTTCTAATCCTCTCGTTTTTTTCCATCCACTTTTCAACCATACCCCGCATAAAATAACGCCCAACCAAAAAAGCTACAATAGCACCTAGCGTTGAACCTATAGACGCATAAATAATCGCGAAAATCGGATCAAACAAAACTGCTGCCAGAATAATTAATGGAAAAGCAGGAAAAAAGAAAACTGCTGCCAGAACATAAATAATAATATAAATAATTGGAGCTAAGATCCCAAAGCTTTCAATAAAATTATTTAGCATATTAAAACTACCAATTCCTATATAATCTATAATGCCTAAATGATAGGAAAATAATAATATAATAAATACTAAAATTATACTTAAAACTATTCTTTTTATATAATAATTTTTTTCTATAGACATTAAATAATCCTCCTGTTATAAATAGCAAAAAATAATAACTACAATTAATGAATTATGTAAGTTAATTATATTCTAAAAAGCAAGCACATAAAGATATATTAGAAAGCAAATTAGATACAATTTATTCTAGTGAATAACAATTGAAAAAAGAAAAAACATAGCACATCTATTATTTTATCATTTTATATTAAATTATTCAATTTAAATTTAAGGAGGAAATGAAATGCAAGTCCTTTTTTTGAAAAAAATATATATTTATATTTTTATTATTATAATTATATCATTATCAGTTGGTATATTTATAGCAATAAGAAATCCATTAGGTTTATCTACATATAAGGATAGGGACCGTTGGGAGCTTAGTGGTGACATCATCTGGGAAATAAAAACTGAAGAAAAACTAATCGCTTTAACATTTGATGATGGTCCTAGTCCAGTCTATACTCCACAAATCATTGATCTCCTAGCAGATTATAATGCCAAAGCAACTTTCTTTGTTGTTGGTGAAGAAGTTGAGAGATACCCTGATATAATTAATAAAATGGATGAACACGGTCATGAAATTGCAAATCATACCTACACACATAAAGAAGTAAATAATATGAGTAAAGATGAATTGCTAGAAGAATTAAAAAAAACCCATCAACTTGTCTATGATCTTATTAATAAAGACATGAATCTTTTCCGTCCAACTAGTGGTTTTTATAATGAAATTATAGTAAATGCAGCTAAAGAATTAAACTATACGGTAGTAATCTGGACCTGGGGGCAAGATAGCAAGGACTGGCAAAATATAGATTATAACACCATTGCTACAAATGTCTATAAGAGCGTTGAACCTGGTAATATAGTACTATTTCATGATCGAGGAGGCAAAAGAGAAAATACAATCAAAGCCTTACATATTATTTTACCTGTGTTAAATGAAAAAGGATATAAATTTGTCACTGTTTCAGAATTATTAAATCAAAACGAATTACAAATAGATAAAAAATATTAATCCTTCTCCATAATTAAAGGTATATTAAGAAGATGTCTATTTAAAGTAAATCCACTTTCTCTATCTTGAATTTCTATTGTATCTATTGCTAATAGCCTATAATTATCATCATCTTCTTCTTCTAACCTTAAAAGAACCATACTATAAGGAGGTGTCCCAACTGTAGTCTCAAGACTTCTAATTCCTGAGGCTCCAGTTGTGCCTGCATTAATTCGCAAAAAATCTTCTCCTCTATAAATCTCTTTACGATGAGTATGCCCATGAAGTACAAGAGCAGCCATACCTTCTACAGCCTGAGCGATACGGTGATTATGTACTGCAATAATATGAGGGACTTCCTTTTGATTAGAAATTTTTTCTTTCAACCTATTAGTATATTCTTCTATTTCTCCTGGATCTGGTGATCGAAACTCTGTTGTTTTAGATAAAGGATCATCTATACCTACTATGCGAAGGCCATTTATCGTAACTTGCTCATCAAGCACTATAACATTATCCATATTATGAAGAGCAGATATTACCTGTGGGGAATCATGATTGCCAGGTATAAAAATATAAGGGATACCTAATTCATCTATCCCTCTAATTAGTCCTACTTCTACAGGTGTACCGTAATCTACAAGGTCACCAGTATCAATTATAAAGTCCACTTCAAAATTCTTAACCATCTGTTCAATAAAACTTATTGCTGCAACATTATTATGAATATCAGAAACATGCAAAATTATCAAATCACCATTAGTCAATCCCAAAGGCTCTAAACCCTCAATTTTTTCAAAAACTATATAAACATTCTCAGCCATTAACTTTAATTTCTGGCTTAATTCTTCAATTTTAAACAAACTTTCTTCAATTAAACCAATCATCCAGGGGGCAGCTTCCACAGTACCAAAATATTCAGGATGTTGATAAGCTTCTGTTTCATAAGTATAGTAAGTAAAAGCAAAACTAAAAAATAAAATAGCAAGACTAAAAATTCCAGCCAAAAATAGGGCCTTAATCTTTTTTGTGTATGTAAATATCAATATTAATATAGTTCCAATCAAAACAATCAAAGATAATCTTAAGATATAATATAATAATAATTCCCGGCCTTTTTGAAATAAAAAATCATAAAATTCTTCTGAGTTTTGTACCATTTCATGCAATAAATTCAAATCTATATTCCCTAAGCGAAACATCAATTCTACTGGGAAATTATGAGTTTCTGCACTTATTCTTCCTATTGGAGGGAGAACTATAATTGTCCTCCCACTTGGCCTAAAATGATAAGATATATCAAATTCAAAAGCATGAAGTCTATATGTTTTTTCACTAAAGATATTTGTTAGTAATATAACAGAAATAATAGTGATTAAAAATAGCTTTAAATAAAACTTTTTATCTATTATCTTATCCACAATTAATCTCCTGTCTTTTTAAATATAAGAATTTATATTAAAAAATACTATTTCATTAAATAGTTTAACTCCAATGAAATAGTATTATTCTGCAAGACATCTTGCCTATAAAATATTTTTTTTTGCCGCAAGTTAATTTGCTAAGAAAAAAATTTTCTACTCTAGAGCACTACTGTTTTGAATTAATATGATATACCATCAAACTCTGCTTCTTCTCTTGCTTCAGAAACTATTTGCACAGTAAGTCTAACAGGAAGTGCAACAATGATTTGATGTTGATTCTCTATCCAACCTGTATCTGCATGAATAGCTAGTGGTAGTATCTCTCTAGATAACCTTTGTAATCTAACTCTTTCTCCTTCAATTTCCAGTCTTCCAATATATTCTTCACCATCTACGGTAAAAGTAAACTCTTCTATTCTATCTCTACCATCAAGATGATAACGATGGATTTCCTGATTTTCAATTTCAACTACTGCATATTTTTCTGCATCCCTATCATCTAAAACAAGCACAGGGTAAAAAATAATAGTTAATAAAGATAATAATACTATTACTATGATTAATGCCTTATCGTAAAATGTCATTTTTTTCAAAATTTCCATAAGCTTCTCCTTCTTAAAGATGATATTTATCTTATTCTATCATAAAAGAAGCAAAGAGGAAAATATTTATCCGATTAGTAAATAACATTCATTGCTAAAGCTATTATTGAATAACTGCAACAAAATCTGATAATACTTTAAAGTTTAGCTTTTCTCCTTTTTTTACTTCCAATTCGGGGTGAACATGTACAAGAAGTCGTTTTTTTTGATTTGATTCTTTCTCTCTATCGCTGCTAACATATTTCTTATTAACAGATATTGTTACATCTATGTTAACACCCTTATATGAATATTCTTCAACTATTCCTTCAAGCGGACCATCAGTATCATATTCAAAACTATCTGGACGTATAGAAATACTTACCTTCTCTCCTGGTTTTTTAGCATGTGTATGATGGCAAGGAATTTTCCCAATATCAGTTATAACACTTTGAGAATCTTCACCTATTATCCCTTCCAATATATTTGATTGTCCTACAAAAGAAGCTACAAAATCAGTTTCCGGTAATTGATAGATATCTCTAGGACTGCCAATTTGTTCAACTTCACCTTTATTCATAACAATAATTTTATCGGATATAGTTAAAGCTTCCACCTGATCATGTGTTACAAAAATTGCTGTAGCTTTGCTTTGACGGATGATTCTAGTAACATCATGTCTCATTTTATCCCTTAAATTTACATCAAGATTACTAAATGGTTCATCCAATAATACTAGTAAAGGGTCCAGAACCAAAGATCTGGCTAAAGCAACCCTTTGTTGTTGTCCACCAGAAAGCTCAGCTGGATATTTTTTTTCCATACCAGCCAGACCAACCAATTCTATGGTCTCCTGAATCTTCGATTTCTTTTTCCTTTTTTCTTTGCCCTTAAAACCAAAGGCAACATTGTCCTGAACAGTTAAATGTGGGAATAAAGCGTAATCCTGAAAAACCATTCCTATTCCTCTTTTTTCGGGACTAATAAAATGATTTTTCCTGACAACAGGCTCACCCCGGAGTATAATTTCTCCTTTTTCAGGTCTTTCCAGTCCAGCCAGTAAACGTAGTAATGTAGTCTTACCACAACCACTAGGACCTAATAAAGAAACAATCTGTCCCTCTTCAACTCCAAAACTTACATTTTTAACTGCCTCAATACATTTATTATAGGTCTTGGATATATTTTTTAATTCAATTATCATTTTTATCAACACCTCGATTCTTATTATACTCAAACTTCTCAGATCAATATACCGCATAAAGCCTGGTTAGCCATAACTTCATTCACGGAAAAAGCTAATTCAGCAAATGGCTAACCAGAAATTCTATATAAACTTTTCTAACAACTGCGAAGTTTGAGTTATTATACTAAAGTCATTTACCAAGAAGTTTTATTAAAGTTGCATCATATATATACGGAATTATCTAATTATCCTGAAACAAAAACCACATAGAAAAAGATGAAATTACTAAAAGCATTATAGCAGGGCCAGCAGCTCTTGCGTAAAATGCCTCTGATGTGGCATTCCATATTTCTGTAGTCAAACTACGAAAACCGATAGGACTTAATAATAATGTTGCCGGTAACTCTTTCATTGCTGTTAGAAAAACCAGTGCAACTGCACTAATTATTCCAGGCTTAATAAGTGGTAGAGTAATTTTAAACAATACTTTCAATTTCGAACTTCCCAAGCTTGATGCAGCATCTTCTATATTAGGCCCTAACTGTAACAATGAACTGCGTAATGGACCCATCGCCTGAGGCAAAAACAATATGATATATGCGAAAATTAACAAAGGCAATGTCTGATAAATAGAAATAGCATAATTTGCAGCAAAAAAGACTAATGATAGGGCAACTACGATACCAGGCAAAGCAAAAGCGATAAATGTCATCCTCTCTATAATAGCAGTAAATCTACTTTTATAACGTATTGTAAGAATAGCAACAGGTATAGTTACAATTACACCCACAATAGCTGCCAGAGCTGAAACATAAAATGAATTAAAAACAGCTTGCCAGCGCAAGATAAAAGCCTCCCCGTGAATTAGGCCTCGAATTAACCAGTAAAAACTTACCCCTAAAGGTAAAATCAATGCAAAAAGAACAATAATAAAAAGAAATATAAGTGCAGGTATTTTCCATTTTTTTAACTTAATTTTACGAATAGAACACTTTGCCCCACTACCTACTTTATAATAACGGGCCTTACCCCTAGTCCAGATTTCTATACTTAAAATTACGATAGTAAGTAGCACTAATAATAAGGCAAGTGCTGAGGCATAATTACGATTAAAAGATGATTGATATTGTACATAAATAGCTCTAGTAAATGAATTAAACTGCAATAATGAAACTGCTGCAAAATCACTTAAGGTGTATAAGGCAACTAATAGCCCTCCTGCAGTAATAGCAGGTCTTAATTGAGGCAAAACAACCTTCCAGAAAATCTGCCAGGGAGTTTTACCAAGGGTTCGAGCAGCTTCTTCTAGAGATGGATCCATTCCTAATAAAGCACTACGAATTGATAATAAAACATATGGATAGCTTAATAAAGTTAGCAAAACCCAGGCACCAGTAAAGCCATAAATTTCTGGAATATAAAATACATTAAAGACATTTCTCATTATATTATGGAGAATACCTCCATAACCAAAAGCAGCAACAAAAGCAAATCCTCCAACCAGTGATGGTATAACAAGGGGAAGCATCGTTAGAACTGTCCATATTCTGGCTCCAGGTAAGTCTGTACGAACAGTAAGCCAGGCTATAGGCAATGA from Halanaerobiaceae bacterium ANBcell28 includes:
- a CDS encoding NusG domain II-containing protein, giving the protein MEILKKMTFYDKALIIVIVLLSLLTIIFYPVLVLDDRDAEKYAVVEIENQEIHRYHLDGRDRIEEFTFTVDGEEYIGRLEIEGERVRLQRLSREILPLAIHADTGWIENQHQIIVALPVRLTVQIVSEAREEAEFDGISY
- a CDS encoding metallophosphoesterase, which encodes MDKIIDKKFYLKLFLITIISVILLTNIFSEKTYRLHAFEFDISYHFRPSGRTIIVLPPIGRISAETHNFPVELMFRLGNIDLNLLHEMVQNSEEFYDFLFQKGRELLLYYILRLSLIVLIGTILILIFTYTKKIKALFLAGIFSLAILFFSFAFTYYTYETEAYQHPEYFGTVEAAPWMIGLIEESLFKIEELSQKLKLMAENVYIVFEKIEGLEPLGLTNGDLIILHVSDIHNNVAAISFIEQMVKNFEVDFIIDTGDLVDYGTPVEVGLIRGIDELGIPYIFIPGNHDSPQVISALHNMDNVIVLDEQVTINGLRIVGIDDPLSKTTEFRSPDPGEIEEYTNRLKEKISNQKEVPHIIAVHNHRIAQAVEGMAALVLHGHTHRKEIYRGEDFLRINAGTTGASGIRSLETTVGTPPYSMVLLRLEEEDDDNYRLLAIDTIEIQDRESGFTLNRHLLNIPLIMEKD
- a CDS encoding VTT domain-containing protein, which gives rise to MSIEKNYYIKRIVLSIILVFIILLFSYHLGIIDYIGIGSFNMLNNFIESFGILAPIIYIIIYVLAAVFFFPAFPLIILAAVLFDPIFAIIYASIGSTLGAIVAFLVGRYFMRGMVEKWMEKNERIRKIDIGVKEYGWRMLILTRTLPVFPYNIQNYAYGLTNINLLTFSIFSWLFKLPTIIAYILAAASIVRGEGDITLTFIYLGIAVVLFVLVSLIPKWLKRKKELS
- a CDS encoding polysaccharide deacetylase family protein, translated to MQVLFLKKIYIYIFIIIIISLSVGIFIAIRNPLGLSTYKDRDRWELSGDIIWEIKTEEKLIALTFDDGPSPVYTPQIIDLLADYNAKATFFVVGEEVERYPDIINKMDEHGHEIANHTYTHKEVNNMSKDELLEELKKTHQLVYDLINKDMNLFRPTSGFYNEIIVNAAKELNYTVVIWTWGQDSKDWQNIDYNTIATNVYKSVEPGNIVLFHDRGGKRENTIKALHIILPVLNEKGYKFVTVSELLNQNELQIDKKY
- a CDS encoding ABC transporter ATP-binding protein, with protein sequence MIIELKNISKTYNKCIEAVKNVSFGVEEGQIVSLLGPSGCGKTTLLRLLAGLERPEKGEIILRGEPVVRKNHFISPEKRGIGMVFQDYALFPHLTVQDNVAFGFKGKEKRKKKSKIQETIELVGLAGMEKKYPAELSGGQQQRVALARSLVLDPLLVLLDEPFSNLDVNLRDKMRHDVTRIIRQSKATAIFVTHDQVEALTISDKIIVMNKGEVEQIGSPRDIYQLPETDFVASFVGQSNILEGIIGEDSQSVITDIGKIPCHHTHAKKPGEKVSISIRPDSFEYDTDGPLEGIVEEYSYKGVNIDVTISVNKKYVSSDREKESNQKKRLLVHVHPELEVKKGEKLNFKVLSDFVAVIQ
- a CDS encoding iron ABC transporter permease, producing MNKIREEKKENIFSRIYWKGQSLWPFQASLFLVIPVILVTIALSIPLIYLLIRAWGIDNFFDLLFRERTLTVLLNTIGLAAAVTITSIIISLPIAWLTVRTDLPGARIWTVLTMLPLVIPSLVGGFAFVAAFGYGGILHNIMRNVFNVFYIPEIYGFTGAWVLLTLLSYPYVLLSIRSALLGMDPSLEEAARTLGKTPWQIFWKVVLPQLRPAITAGGLLVALYTLSDFAAVSLLQFNSFTRAIYVQYQSSFNRNYASALALLLVLLTIVILSIEIWTRGKARYYKVGSGAKCSIRKIKLKKWKIPALIFLFIIVLFALILPLGVSFYWLIRGLIHGEAFILRWQAVFNSFYVSALAAIVGVIVTIPVAILTIRYKSRFTAIIERMTFIAFALPGIVVALSLVFFAANYAISIYQTLPLLIFAYIILFLPQAMGPLRSSLLQLGPNIEDAASSLGSSKLKVLFKITLPLIKPGIISAVALVFLTAMKELPATLLLSPIGFRSLTTEIWNATSEAFYARAAGPAIMLLVISSFSMWFLFQDN